A window of the Nitrosococcus wardiae genome harbors these coding sequences:
- a CDS encoding SDR family oxidoreductase, giving the protein MTFSSKVVVITGASAGVGRATTLAFAKVGASIGLLARGRKGLEDTSQEVEALGGKALILETDVADPGQVEAAAAAVEEAFGPIDIWVNNAMTAVFSPVKDMTPEEFRRVTEVTYLGYVNGTLAALKRMLPRNRGVIIQVGSALAYRAVPLQASYCAAKYAIRGFTDSLRCELLHEKSQVRVTMVQMPAFNTPQFDWVKSHLSRKAQPMPPVYQPEVAAQAILWAAKHHRRELKVGLPTFLIIAINKIAPTLLDHYLARTGYQSQQREEPEDPNRPYNLWDPVPGDYGTHGSFDAKAHRFSIHLWATTHRSWLTLAAGLFLAYFLLNLL; this is encoded by the coding sequence ATGACCTTTTCATCCAAAGTCGTTGTAATCACTGGGGCTTCCGCAGGCGTAGGGCGGGCAACAACACTGGCATTCGCCAAAGTCGGGGCATCTATTGGGTTGCTTGCACGGGGACGCAAAGGATTAGAAGACACCTCTCAGGAGGTAGAGGCCTTAGGGGGAAAAGCGTTAATCCTCGAAACCGATGTTGCTGATCCTGGGCAAGTGGAAGCAGCAGCAGCAGCAGTTGAAGAGGCGTTCGGACCCATTGATATTTGGGTTAATAATGCCATGACCGCGGTGTTCTCTCCCGTCAAAGACATGACACCCGAGGAGTTTCGACGGGTCACCGAAGTCACTTACTTAGGCTATGTCAATGGGACCCTGGCCGCGCTCAAACGTATGTTACCCCGCAATCGAGGAGTCATTATTCAAGTGGGTTCGGCATTAGCCTATCGGGCCGTTCCTTTGCAGGCTTCTTATTGTGCTGCCAAGTATGCCATCCGGGGCTTTACCGACTCATTACGGTGTGAATTGCTTCATGAAAAATCCCAGGTCCGAGTCACCATGGTGCAAATGCCCGCGTTCAATACACCCCAATTTGATTGGGTTAAATCCCATTTATCACGTAAAGCGCAGCCTATGCCGCCCGTCTATCAGCCAGAAGTTGCGGCCCAGGCCATTTTATGGGCAGCCAAGCATCACCGGCGTGAACTCAAAGTGGGACTGCCCACTTTTTTAATTATTGCTATTAATAAAATTGCACCCACCCTGCTTGATCATTATCTGGCACGTACTGGATATCAATCACAACAGAGAGAAGAGCCTGAAGATCCTAACCGCCCCTATAATCTATGGGATCCGGTACCTGGCGATTATGGTACTCACGGTAGTTTTGATGCGAAAGCCCATCGCTTCAGCATTCACCTCTGGGCAACTACCCACCGAAGCTGGCTTACACTCGCGGCTGGATTGTTTTTAGCATATTTCCTTTTAAATCTTTTATAA
- a CDS encoding thiamine pyrophosphate-requiring protein, which produces MSQTVSDFLLQRLSDWGIKRIYGYPGDGINGIVGALDRAQDRIEFIQTRHEEMAAFMACAHAKFTGEVGICLATSGPGAIHLLNGLYDAKLDHQPVVAIVGQQSRAALGGDYQQEVDLISLFKDVAHEYVHMCSSPAQVRHLIDRAVRIAKTERTVTCVIFPNDVQELDAVEKPPRAHGTIHSGIGYTLPQVIPHQQDLQRAAEVLNTGNKVAILVGAGALGATDEVIKVADLLGAGVAKALLGKAALPDDLPFVTGAIGLLGTKPSWELMDDCDTFLMIGSGFPYSEFLPEEGQARGVQIDIDGRMLSLRYPMEVNLVGDSAETLRALIPLLHSKTNRAWREKIEKDVAEWWQVLEGRAMHDANPINPQRVFWELSPRLPENCIITSDSGSAANWYARDLKIRRGMMCSLSGGLATMGPGVPYAISAKFAFPDRTVIATVGDGAMQMNGNSELVTAAKYWKQWSNPRLIVLVLNNRDLNQVTWEQRVISGDPKFEGTQNIPDFPYARYAELLGFKGIRVDQPENIGPAWEEALAADRPVILEAYTDGNVPPLPPHIKLQQAKAYASALLHRDPEAINIIKQSIKEIKANWLPPSQEK; this is translated from the coding sequence ATGAGTCAAACCGTCAGCGATTTTCTACTACAGCGATTAAGCGATTGGGGCATTAAGCGAATCTATGGTTATCCTGGCGATGGCATTAACGGGATCGTCGGTGCCTTGGATCGCGCTCAAGACCGAATCGAGTTTATTCAGACTCGTCACGAGGAGATGGCGGCTTTCATGGCCTGCGCCCACGCCAAATTCACCGGTGAAGTGGGGATTTGTTTGGCCACTTCAGGGCCCGGGGCTATTCACCTGTTGAACGGGCTTTATGACGCCAAATTAGACCACCAGCCGGTGGTGGCCATCGTGGGCCAACAGTCCCGTGCCGCCTTAGGAGGAGATTACCAGCAGGAAGTGGATTTGATCTCTTTGTTTAAGGATGTCGCCCATGAATACGTGCATATGTGTTCCTCTCCCGCGCAGGTCCGGCATTTGATTGATCGGGCTGTCCGCATTGCCAAGACCGAGCGCACCGTCACCTGCGTCATCTTTCCCAACGACGTGCAAGAGCTGGATGCAGTCGAAAAACCCCCTCGGGCCCATGGCACCATCCATTCCGGTATCGGTTATACGCTCCCCCAGGTGATTCCCCATCAACAAGATTTACAGCGGGCCGCCGAGGTGCTTAATACAGGCAACAAGGTGGCCATCCTAGTGGGTGCCGGCGCCCTAGGGGCTACAGATGAAGTCATTAAAGTCGCTGATCTACTAGGCGCAGGGGTGGCAAAGGCCTTATTAGGCAAAGCAGCCCTGCCCGATGATCTCCCCTTCGTGACCGGCGCAATCGGTCTTCTAGGCACCAAACCCAGTTGGGAGTTGATGGATGACTGCGACACTTTTTTGATGATTGGTTCTGGCTTCCCCTACTCCGAATTTCTCCCAGAGGAAGGCCAGGCCCGCGGAGTGCAAATCGACATCGACGGGCGCATGTTAAGTCTCCGCTATCCTATGGAGGTAAACTTAGTAGGAGATAGCGCCGAAACTTTACGGGCCCTGATCCCGCTCCTTCATTCCAAGACGAACCGCGCTTGGCGCGAGAAGATCGAAAAAGACGTGGCGGAGTGGTGGCAAGTATTAGAAGGCCGGGCCATGCACGATGCTAACCCTATTAACCCCCAGCGGGTCTTTTGGGAACTCTCACCACGGTTACCCGAAAACTGTATCATCACCAGCGATTCAGGTTCAGCCGCCAATTGGTACGCCCGGGACCTTAAAATCCGTCGAGGTATGATGTGTTCTCTTTCTGGTGGGCTAGCCACTATGGGGCCTGGCGTTCCCTATGCCATCTCCGCAAAATTCGCTTTTCCAGATCGAACGGTGATCGCCACCGTCGGCGACGGGGCCATGCAGATGAACGGCAACAGCGAACTGGTCACCGCGGCGAAATACTGGAAACAGTGGAGCAATCCCCGCCTGATTGTCCTCGTGCTCAATAACCGGGATCTCAACCAGGTGACTTGGGAGCAGCGGGTGATCTCCGGCGATCCTAAATTCGAAGGCACTCAAAACATTCCCGACTTTCCCTATGCCCGCTATGCCGAGTTGTTAGGCTTTAAAGGTATTCGCGTAGACCAGCCGGAAAACATTGGCCCCGCTTGGGAAGAAGCCTTAGCCGCTGATCGACCCGTCATACTAGAAGCCTACACTGATGGGAACGTGCCGCCTCTGCCGCCCCATATCAAGCTGCAACAGGCCAAGGCTTATGCCTCCGCCCTGCTGCATAGAGACCCAGAAGCCATCAACATCATTAAGCAATCCATTAAGGAAATTAAAGCCAACTGGCTTCCTCCTAGCCAGGAAAAATAA
- a CDS encoding enolase C-terminal domain-like protein has product MVARYIEAPVEKLEVSVYTVPTDFPEADGTLSWDSTTLILVKIHGGGKQGLGYSYGNKAAAVLIDSKFAATITGQDAMAIAGRWQAMVKAIRNQGRPGLSSMAMAAVDNALWDLKARLLDLPLVTLLGAVREGAPIYGSGGFTSYSPQQLQKQLSGWANEGIQAVKMKVGSCPEKDPERVQLAREAIGEEVALFVDGNGAYDRKQALALAESFAKCGVTWFEEPVSSDDLDGLRLLRDRGPAGMDIAAGEYGYDQYYFRHLLEAGAVDVLQADATRCAGITGFMRAGALCEAYGIPLSAHTAPSLHAHPVCALPHIRPLEYFHDHARIEAMFFDGFLSPVNGILKPDLSRPGLGLELREADAARYAV; this is encoded by the coding sequence ATGGTGGCCCGGTATATAGAGGCTCCTGTCGAAAAGCTGGAAGTCTCAGTATACACTGTTCCTACCGACTTCCCTGAAGCGGATGGCACTTTAAGCTGGGACTCAACCACGCTCATCTTGGTCAAGATCCATGGCGGCGGCAAGCAAGGCCTTGGTTATTCCTACGGAAATAAGGCCGCAGCAGTTTTGATTGATAGCAAATTTGCCGCAACCATCACCGGCCAGGATGCCATGGCCATTGCCGGTAGGTGGCAAGCCATGGTGAAAGCAATTCGCAATCAAGGCCGCCCAGGCCTTAGCTCCATGGCCATGGCCGCCGTGGATAATGCCCTGTGGGATCTCAAAGCTCGCCTTCTCGATCTGCCCCTAGTCACTCTGCTAGGTGCGGTGCGAGAAGGGGCGCCTATTTATGGTAGCGGAGGATTTACCAGCTATTCTCCCCAGCAGCTTCAGAAACAACTGAGCGGCTGGGCGAACGAAGGGATTCAAGCCGTCAAAATGAAGGTGGGAAGCTGCCCAGAGAAAGATCCGGAGCGGGTACAGCTTGCCCGCGAGGCCATTGGCGAAGAAGTGGCCCTGTTTGTGGACGGCAACGGCGCCTATGACCGTAAGCAGGCGTTAGCCTTGGCGGAGTCCTTTGCCAAATGTGGCGTGACTTGGTTTGAAGAACCGGTCTCATCGGATGATCTGGACGGCCTTCGGTTGCTCCGCGATCGGGGCCCCGCCGGAATGGATATCGCCGCCGGGGAATACGGCTATGACCAATATTATTTCCGCCATCTGCTGGAGGCCGGTGCTGTGGACGTGCTACAAGCGGACGCCACCCGCTGCGCCGGCATCACCGGATTTATGCGGGCCGGGGCCCTTTGTGAGGCCTATGGGATTCCCCTTTCAGCCCATACTGCCCCTTCCCTCCACGCCCATCCTGTCTGTGCACTCCCCCATATCCGGCCCTTGGAGTATTTCCACGACCACGCCCGTATTGAAGCCATGTTCTTTGATGGTTTTCTGAGTCCTGTAAACGGCATCCTCAAACCCGACCTTTCCCGCCCTGGGTTAGGCTTGGAGCTACGAGAGGCGGATGCTGCTCGCTACGCCGTTTAA
- a CDS encoding FAD-binding and (Fe-S)-binding domain-containing protein, with translation MAPRTHPFPQAAAEALANDLRQRIQGEVRFDNGSRALYATDGSNYRQVPIGVVLPQHKQDILETVAVCRQHQAPVLARGGGTSLAGQCCNTAVIMDMSKYLRRILEIDPEHRRAVVEPGCVLDDLRDHAEKHHLTFGPDPATHDHNTLGGMIGNNSCGIHSVMAGRTADNINALEILTYDGLRLWVGPTSEEELEQIIRQGGRRGEIYAGLKAIRDKYADLIRERYPQIPRRVSGYNLDELLPEKGFNVARAVVGTEGTCVTVLQADLRLVPSPPHRTLVVLGYPDVYTAGEHVPQILEYAPVGLEGIDDVLLKYMKEKHMRPKGRSLLPEGRGWLLVEFGGETRAESEQNAQSLLQALKQSANPPHIKLFDDPEEAERIWEIRESGLGATAHLPGQSDAWPGWEDAAVPPKKVGTYLRDFRQLLERYDYGCSLYGHFGDGCIHVRIDFDLTSEGGIEKYQAFTNDAADLVIGYGGSLSGEHGDGQSRADLLGKMYGEELLQAFREFKTLWDPLNRMNPGKVVDPYPRDSNLRLGTDFRAPQLETVFAYPKDNGSFTGASLRCVGVGKCRHINKGVMCPSYMATKEEMHSTRGRARLLYEMIYGMTHENAPLKEGWKSEAVYEALDLCLACKGCLSDCPVDVDMATYKAEFNYHYFKGRLRPRVAYSMGGIYWWSRLASRAPRAVNFFTQTPVFSNLAKFTAGIAQERRLPRFAPQTFKQWYQQRNPRPPKGHKVLLWPDTFNNHLHPEILVAAVEVLEAAGFQVIVPTSSLCCARPLYAWGMLNRAKKLLTQIMETLTPEVLQGTPVVGLEPSCVAAFRDELIKLFPKDDRAQRLSQQTFMLGEFLAQQENYEPPLLHRKAVVHAHCNHHAVIGLEGEKQIFEQMGLNYNLLDSGCCGMAGPFGFEADHYPVSLKIGERILLPTVRAAEKDTLILTDGYACREQIAQTTDRYALHLSQILLMALREGYNGTGGDYPERQW, from the coding sequence ATGGCTCCCCGAACGCATCCCTTCCCGCAGGCAGCCGCGGAAGCCCTAGCCAACGATTTACGCCAGCGAATCCAAGGCGAAGTGCGGTTTGATAATGGCAGCCGCGCTTTATACGCCACCGACGGTTCCAACTATCGCCAGGTCCCCATCGGCGTCGTCCTCCCTCAACATAAGCAAGATATCCTGGAAACGGTGGCTGTCTGTCGCCAACACCAAGCCCCCGTGCTCGCTCGAGGAGGCGGGACGAGCCTGGCCGGACAGTGCTGCAACACGGCGGTGATCATGGATATGTCCAAATATCTGCGGCGGATTCTGGAAATCGATCCTGAGCACCGACGGGCAGTGGTAGAGCCCGGCTGCGTATTGGACGACTTGCGCGATCATGCCGAAAAACATCACCTTACCTTCGGCCCGGATCCGGCCACCCACGACCATAACACTTTAGGGGGCATGATCGGTAACAATTCCTGCGGCATTCACTCGGTAATGGCGGGGCGCACTGCCGATAATATCAATGCGCTGGAAATTCTCACCTATGACGGCCTGCGCCTGTGGGTCGGCCCCACTTCGGAAGAGGAACTGGAGCAGATTATTCGCCAAGGAGGCCGCCGGGGCGAAATTTATGCCGGCTTAAAAGCCATTCGAGATAAGTACGCGGACCTGATCCGGGAACGCTATCCCCAGATCCCACGGCGGGTCTCCGGCTACAATTTGGACGAACTGCTTCCTGAGAAGGGCTTTAATGTGGCCAGAGCCGTAGTGGGCACCGAAGGCACCTGCGTGACCGTGCTTCAGGCCGATCTACGCCTTGTCCCCAGTCCTCCCCATCGGACTTTGGTGGTGCTCGGCTATCCTGACGTTTACACTGCCGGGGAGCATGTCCCCCAGATACTTGAGTACGCTCCCGTAGGACTGGAGGGCATTGATGATGTGCTGCTCAAGTACATGAAGGAAAAGCATATGCGCCCCAAAGGCCGATCGCTGCTGCCGGAGGGGCGCGGCTGGTTACTGGTAGAGTTCGGTGGTGAAACGAGGGCAGAATCAGAGCAGAACGCCCAAAGCCTGCTGCAGGCCCTTAAACAATCTGCTAATCCGCCCCATATAAAACTCTTTGATGACCCTGAAGAAGCGGAGCGCATTTGGGAAATTCGGGAGTCAGGCCTTGGAGCCACAGCCCATTTACCCGGCCAAAGTGATGCCTGGCCGGGCTGGGAGGATGCTGCTGTCCCTCCTAAGAAGGTGGGGACTTATCTTCGGGACTTTCGGCAGCTGCTAGAGCGCTATGATTACGGTTGCTCCCTCTATGGTCATTTTGGAGATGGCTGTATTCATGTCCGAATTGATTTCGATCTTACCTCTGAGGGAGGGATCGAAAAATACCAAGCCTTTACCAATGATGCCGCAGATTTGGTCATAGGCTATGGCGGTTCCCTGTCGGGAGAACATGGAGACGGCCAATCCCGTGCCGACCTGCTCGGGAAAATGTATGGCGAGGAATTACTTCAAGCCTTCCGGGAGTTCAAAACACTTTGGGATCCGCTCAACCGTATGAACCCCGGCAAAGTCGTTGATCCTTATCCCCGGGATTCCAATCTGCGCCTAGGCACCGATTTTCGCGCGCCCCAGCTAGAGACCGTTTTTGCTTATCCCAAGGATAACGGCAGCTTTACCGGCGCCTCTTTACGCTGTGTGGGCGTAGGCAAATGCCGCCATATTAATAAGGGCGTAATGTGTCCAAGCTATATGGCCACAAAAGAAGAAATGCATTCCACGCGCGGCCGGGCCCGCCTGCTCTATGAAATGATCTACGGCATGACCCATGAGAATGCGCCGCTTAAAGAAGGCTGGAAGAGTGAAGCGGTCTACGAGGCCCTGGATCTGTGCTTAGCTTGCAAGGGGTGCCTCAGTGACTGCCCGGTAGATGTGGATATGGCAACCTACAAAGCCGAGTTTAATTACCATTATTTTAAGGGTCGATTGCGGCCGCGGGTGGCTTATTCCATGGGCGGGATTTATTGGTGGAGTCGGTTAGCCTCGCGGGCGCCCCGGGCGGTTAATTTCTTCACCCAAACTCCCGTTTTCTCAAACCTGGCTAAATTTACTGCCGGTATTGCCCAAGAAAGACGGTTACCCCGCTTTGCCCCCCAAACCTTCAAGCAGTGGTATCAACAGCGCAACCCCCGCCCTCCCAAGGGTCATAAGGTCTTACTGTGGCCGGATACGTTTAACAACCACCTGCACCCGGAGATCCTGGTGGCCGCCGTGGAAGTGCTGGAAGCCGCCGGATTCCAAGTTATCGTACCCACCTCTTCCCTGTGTTGTGCCCGCCCTCTCTACGCTTGGGGCATGTTGAATAGGGCCAAGAAGCTGCTCACTCAAATAATGGAAACGCTGACCCCAGAAGTGCTCCAAGGGACTCCTGTCGTTGGCCTGGAACCGTCCTGTGTCGCCGCTTTTAGAGATGAACTCATCAAGCTATTTCCCAAAGATGACCGGGCCCAGCGCCTCAGCCAGCAGACCTTTATGTTGGGCGAGTTTCTGGCCCAGCAAGAAAACTATGAACCTCCACTGCTCCACCGTAAGGCGGTGGTCCATGCCCATTGCAACCATCATGCAGTTATCGGTTTGGAAGGGGAAAAGCAGATTTTTGAGCAGATGGGGCTTAATTACAATTTGCTAGATTCTGGCTGCTGCGGCATGGCCGGCCCGTTCGGATTTGAGGCTGACCATTACCCGGTGTCTCTTAAAATCGGGGAGCGGATTCTCCTGCCCACCGTGCGCGCAGCCGAAAAGGATACTTTGATCCTCACCGATGGCTATGCCTGTCGTGAACAAATCGCCCAAACCACCGACCGCTATGCCCTGCATTTATCCCAGATCTTACTTATGGCCCTGCGCGAGGGCTATAATGGAACAGGAGGCGATTATCCTGAACGGCAATGGTAA
- a CDS encoding sensory rhodopsin transducer: MSTPIGKTLWAIAEGYIPPTSTGPAPQMTSHETACILNTTNQEAQIAITIYFSDREPAGPYQLTVPAQRTRHVRFNELKDPEPIPKDTDFASVIKSSVPIVVQHTRLDSRQAELALLSTLAYASE, from the coding sequence ATGAGTACCCCCATCGGAAAAACCCTTTGGGCCATCGCCGAAGGTTATATTCCGCCCACCAGTACAGGACCGGCGCCCCAAATGACCAGCCACGAAACAGCCTGCATCCTGAATACCACCAATCAGGAAGCCCAAATCGCCATCACCATCTACTTCAGCGATCGAGAACCTGCCGGCCCTTACCAACTGACCGTCCCTGCCCAGCGCACCCGCCATGTTCGTTTTAATGAGCTCAAGGATCCCGAACCGATCCCCAAGGATACGGATTTCGCCAGTGTGATTAAATCGAGCGTACCCATTGTCGTGCAACACACCCGATTGGATTCACGCCAGGCAGAATTGGCATTGTTATCGACACTTGCTTATGCAAGTGAATAA
- a CDS encoding YidH family protein — MAEKGKQQLAQDRTDLAFHRNLLAEQRTFSAWVRTGLTAIALGFAAVKLLDRAEPKWAVYVAGSILIAAGIGIHLLSFWNYYGTFRRLKQEGLPGLPIWSVVLITLSLLLSGTLILALILAEANMLSLEGFGLKS; from the coding sequence ATGGCAGAAAAAGGCAAACAACAGCTAGCACAAGATCGTACCGACTTAGCCTTTCACCGCAACTTGCTAGCCGAGCAACGAACCTTTAGCGCCTGGGTACGCACGGGGCTCACAGCGATAGCCCTTGGATTCGCAGCTGTTAAACTTCTTGATAGAGCCGAGCCGAAGTGGGCAGTTTATGTCGCCGGCAGCATTCTTATCGCCGCTGGTATTGGCATTCATTTACTTAGTTTCTGGAACTATTACGGCACTTTCCGTAGGTTAAAGCAGGAGGGGCTCCCTGGATTGCCAATCTGGTCCGTCGTTCTCATTACCCTCTCTCTTCTTCTCAGTGGAACATTAATATTAGCTTTGATCTTAGCGGAGGCAAATATGCTGTCACTGGAGGGATTTGGATTGAAATCTTAA
- a CDS encoding ChaB family protein, which translates to MPYNKLAELPDSVKDHLPKHAQEIYKEAYNHAWEQYADPDKRRGDASREEVAHKVAWSAVKNKYEHKDERWVRKSA; encoded by the coding sequence ATGCCCTACAATAAGCTAGCTGAACTGCCCGATTCGGTTAAAGACCACTTACCTAAGCATGCTCAGGAAATTTACAAAGAAGCTTATAACCATGCTTGGGAGCAATATGCTGACCCAGACAAGCGCCGTGGCGACGCATCGCGGGAAGAAGTCGCCCATAAAGTTGCCTGGTCTGCCGTAAAGAATAAATACGAGCATAAAGACGAGCGCTGGGTACGCAAAAGCGCATGA
- a CDS encoding SDR family oxidoreductase, with protein MTDKPREPKPPFPEQHQEKPGQESELQPRPRYSAPLYKGAEKLRGQVALITGGDSGIGRAVAVLFAREGANVAITHLPEEDTDAEETRRAVESEGQKALLICGDVREVAFCRSAVERTIQAFDQLNILVNNAAYQQHRQELDELTEEQWDRTFKTNIYGYFHMVKAAMPHLKPGSVILNTGSITGLEGSSALLDYSATKGAIHAFTKSLAQKLVEAGIRVNCVAPGPVWTPLNPADRPPEEVAQFGAQTPFQRPAQPEEIAPAYVYFASAADSSYVTGEVLTLLGGSTRAG; from the coding sequence ATGACTGACAAACCACGGGAGCCAAAACCTCCTTTTCCAGAACAGCACCAAGAAAAGCCCGGGCAGGAATCAGAGCTACAACCCCGACCCCGCTATTCAGCGCCCCTTTACAAAGGGGCAGAGAAATTGCGGGGCCAGGTGGCGTTAATCACTGGGGGCGACTCGGGAATCGGACGGGCAGTCGCGGTCCTGTTTGCCCGCGAAGGCGCCAATGTCGCGATTACTCATCTTCCGGAAGAGGATACCGATGCCGAAGAGACCCGGCGCGCTGTTGAATCTGAAGGCCAAAAAGCTTTATTAATCTGCGGTGATGTCAGGGAGGTTGCATTCTGCCGAAGCGCCGTCGAGCGCACCATTCAAGCCTTCGATCAGCTGAATATTTTAGTCAACAATGCCGCCTATCAGCAGCACCGGCAGGAGCTAGACGAGCTCACAGAAGAACAGTGGGATCGGACTTTCAAAACCAACATCTACGGTTATTTCCATATGGTAAAGGCAGCAATGCCTCATTTAAAACCCGGAAGTGTGATTCTCAACACCGGCTCCATCACCGGGCTTGAGGGCAGCAGCGCACTGCTGGATTACTCCGCCACTAAAGGCGCCATCCACGCCTTCACGAAATCCCTCGCCCAAAAGCTCGTGGAAGCTGGAATTCGGGTCAATTGCGTGGCTCCGGGCCCTGTGTGGACGCCGCTCAATCCAGCCGATCGGCCTCCCGAGGAAGTCGCCCAGTTTGGCGCACAAACTCCCTTCCAACGACCCGCTCAACCCGAAGAAATTGCTCCAGCCTATGTTTATTTTGCTTCAGCGGCCGATTCCAGTTACGTCACCGGCGAAGTGCTCACCCTGCTAGGGGGTAGCACCAGAGCAGGATAA
- a CDS encoding PRC-barrel domain-containing protein gives MSTYPESGARVIGGEDNTNGPGPYIMAASTLEGDTVVNLEGEELGTITDIMVDVPKGRIAYAVLSFGGFLGMGDKLFAVPWNALILDAEDKCFVLKVDKETLKNAPGFDKGNWPTMADQRWATQVHTHYGTRPYWEDYTP, from the coding sequence ATGAGTACATATCCAGAAAGCGGTGCTCGAGTCATAGGTGGTGAAGACAATACCAACGGTCCAGGCCCTTATATCATGGCCGCAAGCACTCTAGAAGGGGATACAGTCGTCAACCTGGAAGGAGAAGAACTCGGTACCATTACCGACATCATGGTAGATGTGCCCAAAGGCCGCATTGCCTATGCGGTGCTATCCTTTGGGGGGTTTCTGGGCATGGGAGATAAACTATTCGCCGTGCCGTGGAATGCGTTAATTTTGGATGCGGAGGACAAGTGCTTCGTATTAAAAGTTGATAAAGAAACCCTTAAAAATGCACCGGGTTTTGACAAAGGTAATTGGCCAACTATGGCCGATCAGCGCTGGGCGACCCAAGTACACACCCATTATGGAACCCGACCTTATTGGGAAGACTACACTCCCTAG
- a CDS encoding alpha/beta fold hydrolase: MPIREAQAAHRLECRRTTVNGLSLHFRASTNPGRKEHLPIILIHGLASSHYMIPIAEHLASDFQVYALDLPGFGKSDKPRRVLNLAELADALAAWMASLGLKHANGVGNSLGCNVLVELALRHRERVNCLVLQGLTIDPAIRTTHQQVARWLINGRREPSMGSILFKDYADAGLRCMSLTFRHLLLLHHPIEDKLPLVHAPTLIVRGSRDPIASQEWAREAAHRLPHGRWVEIPGEAHTLNFLRRGNSPACCAYFLVQCLSIRPLSADS, translated from the coding sequence TTGCCTATCCGTGAGGCACAAGCAGCCCACCGATTAGAGTGCCGCCGGACCACCGTCAATGGCCTCTCCCTACATTTTCGAGCCTCCACCAACCCAGGGCGGAAAGAACACCTGCCCATTATTTTGATCCATGGACTGGCCTCAAGCCACTATATGATACCCATTGCTGAGCATCTTGCTTCTGATTTTCAAGTGTATGCCTTGGATCTTCCTGGGTTCGGTAAGAGCGATAAACCCCGTCGTGTTCTCAACTTGGCTGAACTAGCCGATGCGCTTGCCGCCTGGATGGCAAGCCTTGGTCTCAAACACGCCAATGGGGTTGGCAACTCGCTCGGCTGCAATGTCTTAGTCGAATTAGCTTTACGCCACAGGGAGCGGGTTAACTGCCTGGTTCTGCAAGGGCTGACCATAGATCCGGCCATTCGTACAACACACCAGCAGGTGGCACGCTGGCTTATCAATGGCCGCCGTGAGCCGTCGATGGGCAGCATTCTATTTAAGGACTATGCAGACGCGGGCTTACGCTGCATGTCCTTAACCTTCCGTCATCTACTTCTGCTGCATCATCCAATTGAAGACAAACTCCCCTTAGTGCACGCACCAACGCTCATTGTTCGCGGTAGCCGTGATCCGATCGCCTCCCAGGAATGGGCAAGGGAAGCGGCACATCGACTCCCTCACGGACGATGGGTTGAAATTCCTGGAGAAGCCCATACACTTAATTTTTTGCGCCGCGGAAATTCGCCCGCGTGCTGCGCCTATTTCTTGGTACAATGCTTGTCCATCAGGCCATTGAGCGCTGATTCCTAA